One region of Eretmochelys imbricata isolate rEreImb1 chromosome 2, rEreImb1.hap1, whole genome shotgun sequence genomic DNA includes:
- the C2H6orf52 gene encoding putative uncharacterized protein C6orf52 homolog isoform X3, whose translation MGKHKRESLQTYSWWRGPQKKRKKKNKIKAGRTDYVSVVNLPIRPDFSIVVGELTPEVDDFQLYDYFVKRYPTCIDCKIATDLLGYSRGYGFVRFGEQGDQMRALQDCQNAPGLGGKRIRLSIGISKRMKAEFQRYQSYNYNDYYQDYQNYYSQWGYDPYADYNYSYPSYDNMQAVGDSAIGDSILTPAVFEETPTVAESNDELITEDPQLHLDVDEMNRQFMERSEELYDSLMNCHWQPLDTVTSEIPNAF comes from the exons ATGGGAAAGCACAAAAGAGAGTCCCTACAAACCTATAGCTGGTGGAGAGGACCACAGAAAAAacgaaagaaaaagaacaaaataaaagcagGAAGAACAGACTATGTTAGTGTTGTTAATCTTCCAATCAG ACCAGATTTCTCAATAGTTGTAGGAGAGCTAACTCCTGAAGTGGATGATTTTCAGCTCTATGATTATTTTGTGAAAAGGTATCCTACATGCATTGACTGCAAAATAGCTACAGACCTATTGGGATACTCCAG GGGGTATGGCTTTGTCAGATTTGGTGAACAAGGTGATCAGATGAGAGCACTGCAAGACTGCCAAAATGCACCAGGTCTAGGTGGAAAACGAATCCGACTGAGTATAGGAATTTCTAAAAG aATGAAAGCAGAATTCCAGCGGTATCAGTCCTATAACTATAATGATTATTATCAAGATTATCAGAACTACTACTCACAGTGGGGTTACGATCCTTATGCTGATTACAACTATAGCTATCCTTCCTATGACAACATGCAAGCTGTTGGAGATTCTGCTATAGGAGACTCAATTCTGACTCCAGCTGTATTTGAG GAGACCCCAACTGTGGCTGAAAGCAATGATGAACTAATAACTGAAG ATCCACAGCTCCATCTGGATGTTGATGAAATGAACAGACAATTTATGGAAAGAAGTGAAGAACTCTATGACTCACTCATGAATTGTCATTGGCAGCCTCTGGATACGGTCACCTCTGAAATCCCTAATGCTTTCTAA
- the C2H6orf52 gene encoding putative uncharacterized protein C6orf52 homolog isoform X1 translates to MGPQASFKGKQDTMGKHKRESLQTYSWWRGPQKKRKKKNKIKAGRTDYVSVVNLPIRPDFSIVVGELTPEVDDFQLYDYFVKRYPTCIDCKIATDLLGYSRGYGFVRFGEQGDQMRALQDCQNAPGLGGKRIRLSIGISKRMKAEFQRYQSYNYNDYYQDYQNYYSQWGYDPYADYNYSYPSYDNMQAVGDSAIGDSILTPAVFEETPTVAESNDELITEDPQLHLDVDEMNRQFMERSEELYDSLMNCHWQPLDTVTSEIPNAF, encoded by the exons ATGGGACCCCAGGCTTCTTTCAAGGGCAAG CAGGATACAATGGGAAAGCACAAAAGAGAGTCCCTACAAACCTATAGCTGGTGGAGAGGACCACAGAAAAAacgaaagaaaaagaacaaaataaaagcagGAAGAACAGACTATGTTAGTGTTGTTAATCTTCCAATCAG ACCAGATTTCTCAATAGTTGTAGGAGAGCTAACTCCTGAAGTGGATGATTTTCAGCTCTATGATTATTTTGTGAAAAGGTATCCTACATGCATTGACTGCAAAATAGCTACAGACCTATTGGGATACTCCAG GGGGTATGGCTTTGTCAGATTTGGTGAACAAGGTGATCAGATGAGAGCACTGCAAGACTGCCAAAATGCACCAGGTCTAGGTGGAAAACGAATCCGACTGAGTATAGGAATTTCTAAAAG aATGAAAGCAGAATTCCAGCGGTATCAGTCCTATAACTATAATGATTATTATCAAGATTATCAGAACTACTACTCACAGTGGGGTTACGATCCTTATGCTGATTACAACTATAGCTATCCTTCCTATGACAACATGCAAGCTGTTGGAGATTCTGCTATAGGAGACTCAATTCTGACTCCAGCTGTATTTGAG GAGACCCCAACTGTGGCTGAAAGCAATGATGAACTAATAACTGAAG ATCCACAGCTCCATCTGGATGTTGATGAAATGAACAGACAATTTATGGAAAGAAGTGAAGAACTCTATGACTCACTCATGAATTGTCATTGGCAGCCTCTGGATACGGTCACCTCTGAAATCCCTAATGCTTTCTAA
- the C2H6orf52 gene encoding putative uncharacterized protein C6orf52 homolog isoform X2 produces MGPQASFKGKDTMGKHKRESLQTYSWWRGPQKKRKKKNKIKAGRTDYVSVVNLPIRPDFSIVVGELTPEVDDFQLYDYFVKRYPTCIDCKIATDLLGYSRGYGFVRFGEQGDQMRALQDCQNAPGLGGKRIRLSIGISKRMKAEFQRYQSYNYNDYYQDYQNYYSQWGYDPYADYNYSYPSYDNMQAVGDSAIGDSILTPAVFEETPTVAESNDELITEDPQLHLDVDEMNRQFMERSEELYDSLMNCHWQPLDTVTSEIPNAF; encoded by the exons ATGGGACCCCAGGCTTCTTTCAAGGGCAAG GATACAATGGGAAAGCACAAAAGAGAGTCCCTACAAACCTATAGCTGGTGGAGAGGACCACAGAAAAAacgaaagaaaaagaacaaaataaaagcagGAAGAACAGACTATGTTAGTGTTGTTAATCTTCCAATCAG ACCAGATTTCTCAATAGTTGTAGGAGAGCTAACTCCTGAAGTGGATGATTTTCAGCTCTATGATTATTTTGTGAAAAGGTATCCTACATGCATTGACTGCAAAATAGCTACAGACCTATTGGGATACTCCAG GGGGTATGGCTTTGTCAGATTTGGTGAACAAGGTGATCAGATGAGAGCACTGCAAGACTGCCAAAATGCACCAGGTCTAGGTGGAAAACGAATCCGACTGAGTATAGGAATTTCTAAAAG aATGAAAGCAGAATTCCAGCGGTATCAGTCCTATAACTATAATGATTATTATCAAGATTATCAGAACTACTACTCACAGTGGGGTTACGATCCTTATGCTGATTACAACTATAGCTATCCTTCCTATGACAACATGCAAGCTGTTGGAGATTCTGCTATAGGAGACTCAATTCTGACTCCAGCTGTATTTGAG GAGACCCCAACTGTGGCTGAAAGCAATGATGAACTAATAACTGAAG ATCCACAGCTCCATCTGGATGTTGATGAAATGAACAGACAATTTATGGAAAGAAGTGAAGAACTCTATGACTCACTCATGAATTGTCATTGGCAGCCTCTGGATACGGTCACCTCTGAAATCCCTAATGCTTTCTAA